One genomic segment of Brachyhypopomus gauderio isolate BG-103 chromosome 19, BGAUD_0.2, whole genome shotgun sequence includes these proteins:
- the LOC143482698 gene encoding uncharacterized protein LOC143482698 isoform X1: MSVKRQTLERQAHNTSTRGTEEQRHKEDSPVSHSSGAEQKTTSTARSTQDPDPSSEETYKGDSVDHIPTPCINHKRVITQKSKVSLCPAVANGADCRRKRNTIGQAPMFPPLAPPYCSVRRIASAQEQCIKQLQVQMWDLERQLGSASQENRALRQQQVRRSAALRHYQDSLASLPQTLRRHSGEVNALQELLRRTREHRDQVARRLRHTQDDLLHTSNTLGRLEQLDRDLGLEERNELRARLCLLSEDLQKKNQKIQDLERHFALNNAYYNRQLSVQVQKTMEAQQLSTYLDNQIKDLTQRIKEKERELQTHNICSHRSPKGGSRRGTKETKSVQTNSVSPLPMEAALCPLEMDYPKDQLETDYPTDQLEMDYPKDQLETDYPKDQLETDHPTDQLETDHPTDQLETDHPTDQLETDHPTDQLETDYPTDQLETDYPTDQLETDYPTDQLEMDHPTDQLEMGDSQKNSKEFYTNGQGTNSNNEEEKQVSSEEEQTAGASENSKNTGIKTECNGEQEEEEEEELSQVSAPEQLTPAEGDNELGFHNLVITQPPPGKATKSPVKIRRHYTFKETIQNLYSGKPAYTVPPSQGRSFRRHCKPRTTPTLLDTSAYEPSFAVPAQKQGSQPAEQSHTSRKSRPLKELSGHIRTVAQMADISTDAGATDQDRAITGHQVNPA, encoded by the exons ATGTCAGTCAAACGTCAGACGTTAGAAAGACAAGCCCACAACACGTCCACCAGAGGAACAGAGGAACAAAGACATAAGGAAGACAGCCCAGTGTCCCACAGCTCTGGCGCTGAGCAGAAGACGACATCCACAGCCCGGAGCACACAAGATCCTGATCCATCGTCGGAGGAGACGTACAAAGGAGATTCTGTGGACCACATACCCACTCCATGTATTAATCACAAGAGGGTCATCACCCAAAAATCCAAAG TGAGTCTTTGCCCAGCAGTTGCTAATGGAGCTGACTGTCGGCGCAAGCGGAATACGATTGGTCAGGCGCCCATGTTCCCGCCCCTGGCTCCGCCCTACTGCTCCGTGCGGCGAATCGCTTCAGCCCAGGAGCAGTGCATCAAGCAGCTGCAGGTCCAGATGTGGGACCTGGAGCGACAACTGGGCTCCGCCTCCCAGGAGAACCGTGCGCTGCGTCAACAGCAGGTCCGGCGATCCGCCGCCCTGCGTCACTACCAGGACTCGTTGGCCAGCCTCCCACAGACGCTGCGCAGACACAGCGGTGAGGTGAACGCCCTGCAGGAACTTCTGCGCAGAACCCGGGAACACAGAGACCAGGTGGCACGTCGGCTCCGCCACACCCAGGACGACCTCCTGCACACCTCCAACACGCTGGGGCGCCTGGAGCAGCTGGACCGAGACCTCGGCCTCGAGGAGCGTAATGAGCTCAGGGCGAGACTCTGTCTGCTCAGTGAGGACCTGCAGAAGAAGAACCAGAAGATCCAG GATTTGGAGAGACACTTTGCACTgaataatgcatattataatCGCCAACTGAGTGTCCAGGTGCAAAAGACCATGGAAGCTCAACAGCTTTCCACATATCTGGATAATCAAATAAAAGATCTAACACAGAGAATAAAg gagaaggagagagaactgCAGACCCACAATATCTGCTCACACAGATCCCCAAAAGGAGGTTCTAGAAGAG GGACAAAAGAGACCAAATCAGTTCAGACTAACAGCGTATCACCACTACCTATGGAAGCTGCTCTGTGTCCGCTGGAGATGGATTACCCTAAAGACCAGCTGGAGACGGACTACCCTACAGACCAGCTGGAGATGGACTACCCTAAAGACCAGCTGGAGACGGACTACCCTAAAGACCAGCTGGAGACGGACCACCCTACAGACCAGCTGGAGACGGACCACCCTACAGACCAGCTGGAGACGGACCACCCTACAGACCAGCTGGAGACGGACCACCCTACAGACCAGCTGGAGACGGACTACCCTACAGACCAGCTGGAGACGGACTACCCTACAGACCAGCTGGAGACGGACTACCCTACAGACCAGCTGGAGATGGACCACCCTACAGACCAGCTGGAGATGGGGGACAGTCAGAAAAACTCCAAG GAGTTTTACACCAATGGACAAGGAACCAATAGCAACAACGAAGAGGAGAAACAGGTCAGCAGTGAGGAAGAACAGACGGCTGGAGCTTCTG AAAACAGCAAGAACACAGGAATTAAGACGGAATGTAATGGagaacaggaggaagaggaagaggaggaactTTCCCAGGTTTCAGCACCAGAGCAGCTCACACCAGCAGAGGGCGATAACGAGCTTGGTTTCCACAATTTAGTCATCACCCAGCCGCCTCCAGGAAAGGCCACAAAATCCCCTGTCAAGATCAGACGCCACTACACGTTTAAGGAGACCATCCAGAACCTCTACAGTGGGAAGCCTGCTTACACTGTACCTCCCAGCCAAGGACGAAGCTTCCGCAGGCATTGTAAACCCAGGACCACCCCCACTCTCCTGGACACCAGCGCGTACGAGCCGTCCTTTGCCGTACCAGCGCAGAAGCAGGGCTCACAGCCAGCAGAGCAGTCGCACACCTCCAGGAAGAGCAGACCGTTGAAGGAACTCTCCGGACACATCCGAACGGTGGCGCAGATGGCTGATATCAGTACAGATGCTGGTGCCACGGACCAGGACCGAGCAATTACTGGTCACCAAGTTAACCCCGCATGA
- the get1 gene encoding guided entry of tail-anchored proteins factor 1 translates to MASAGYNWFLVLMSVFLCNLVKALLPSISSFLSKVLQKDAEQELEMRSEIQNMKVELSSISMMDEFARYARLERKINKTTDKLKTHVKSRTAQQAKIKWIVNIVFYILQAALMISLIWKYYPEPVTVVPSKWIAPLERLVAFPSGVAGGVGITCWLVVCNKVVAVGLQAVS, encoded by the exons ATGGCGTCCGCCGGCTACAATTGGTTTCTGGTactcatgtctgtgtttttgtgcaaCCTGGTCAAAGCACTTCTGCCTTCAATCTCCTCATTT CTGTCAAAGGTCCTTCAGAAAGATGCGGAACAGGAGTTGGAGATGCGAAGTGAGATTCAGAACATGAAGGTGGAGCTTTCTTCAATCAGCATGATGGACGAGTTCGCCAGATACGCCAGGCTGGAGCGCAAGATCAACAAGACCACAGACAAGCTCAAGACCCATG TAAAGTCAAGGACTGCTCAGCAGGCTAAAATCAAATGGATTGTGAACATAGTTTTCTACATTCTTCAA GCGGCCCTGATGATCTCCCTTATATGGAAGTATTACCCGGAGCCAGTCACAGTGGTGCCCAGTAAGTGGATCGCCCCACTGGAGCGACTGGTGGCCTTTCCATCTGGAGTAGCAG GTGGTGTTGGAATCACGTGCTGGTTAGTGGTCTGCAACAAAGTCGTGGCTGTTGGCCTTCAGGCTGTTAGCTAA
- the LOC143482698 gene encoding uncharacterized protein LOC143482698 isoform X2, with translation MSVKRQTLERQAHNTSTRGTEEQRHKEDSPVSHSSGAEQKTTSTARSTQDPDPSSEETYKGDSVDHIPTPCINHKRVITQKSKVANGADCRRKRNTIGQAPMFPPLAPPYCSVRRIASAQEQCIKQLQVQMWDLERQLGSASQENRALRQQQVRRSAALRHYQDSLASLPQTLRRHSGEVNALQELLRRTREHRDQVARRLRHTQDDLLHTSNTLGRLEQLDRDLGLEERNELRARLCLLSEDLQKKNQKIQDLERHFALNNAYYNRQLSVQVQKTMEAQQLSTYLDNQIKDLTQRIKEKERELQTHNICSHRSPKGGSRRGTKETKSVQTNSVSPLPMEAALCPLEMDYPKDQLETDYPTDQLEMDYPKDQLETDYPKDQLETDHPTDQLETDHPTDQLETDHPTDQLETDHPTDQLETDYPTDQLETDYPTDQLETDYPTDQLEMDHPTDQLEMGDSQKNSKEFYTNGQGTNSNNEEEKQVSSEEEQTAGASENSKNTGIKTECNGEQEEEEEEELSQVSAPEQLTPAEGDNELGFHNLVITQPPPGKATKSPVKIRRHYTFKETIQNLYSGKPAYTVPPSQGRSFRRHCKPRTTPTLLDTSAYEPSFAVPAQKQGSQPAEQSHTSRKSRPLKELSGHIRTVAQMADISTDAGATDQDRAITGHQVNPA, from the exons ATGTCAGTCAAACGTCAGACGTTAGAAAGACAAGCCCACAACACGTCCACCAGAGGAACAGAGGAACAAAGACATAAGGAAGACAGCCCAGTGTCCCACAGCTCTGGCGCTGAGCAGAAGACGACATCCACAGCCCGGAGCACACAAGATCCTGATCCATCGTCGGAGGAGACGTACAAAGGAGATTCTGTGGACCACATACCCACTCCATGTATTAATCACAAGAGGGTCATCACCCAAAAATCCAAAG TTGCTAATGGAGCTGACTGTCGGCGCAAGCGGAATACGATTGGTCAGGCGCCCATGTTCCCGCCCCTGGCTCCGCCCTACTGCTCCGTGCGGCGAATCGCTTCAGCCCAGGAGCAGTGCATCAAGCAGCTGCAGGTCCAGATGTGGGACCTGGAGCGACAACTGGGCTCCGCCTCCCAGGAGAACCGTGCGCTGCGTCAACAGCAGGTCCGGCGATCCGCCGCCCTGCGTCACTACCAGGACTCGTTGGCCAGCCTCCCACAGACGCTGCGCAGACACAGCGGTGAGGTGAACGCCCTGCAGGAACTTCTGCGCAGAACCCGGGAACACAGAGACCAGGTGGCACGTCGGCTCCGCCACACCCAGGACGACCTCCTGCACACCTCCAACACGCTGGGGCGCCTGGAGCAGCTGGACCGAGACCTCGGCCTCGAGGAGCGTAATGAGCTCAGGGCGAGACTCTGTCTGCTCAGTGAGGACCTGCAGAAGAAGAACCAGAAGATCCAG GATTTGGAGAGACACTTTGCACTgaataatgcatattataatCGCCAACTGAGTGTCCAGGTGCAAAAGACCATGGAAGCTCAACAGCTTTCCACATATCTGGATAATCAAATAAAAGATCTAACACAGAGAATAAAg gagaaggagagagaactgCAGACCCACAATATCTGCTCACACAGATCCCCAAAAGGAGGTTCTAGAAGAG GGACAAAAGAGACCAAATCAGTTCAGACTAACAGCGTATCACCACTACCTATGGAAGCTGCTCTGTGTCCGCTGGAGATGGATTACCCTAAAGACCAGCTGGAGACGGACTACCCTACAGACCAGCTGGAGATGGACTACCCTAAAGACCAGCTGGAGACGGACTACCCTAAAGACCAGCTGGAGACGGACCACCCTACAGACCAGCTGGAGACGGACCACCCTACAGACCAGCTGGAGACGGACCACCCTACAGACCAGCTGGAGACGGACCACCCTACAGACCAGCTGGAGACGGACTACCCTACAGACCAGCTGGAGACGGACTACCCTACAGACCAGCTGGAGACGGACTACCCTACAGACCAGCTGGAGATGGACCACCCTACAGACCAGCTGGAGATGGGGGACAGTCAGAAAAACTCCAAG GAGTTTTACACCAATGGACAAGGAACCAATAGCAACAACGAAGAGGAGAAACAGGTCAGCAGTGAGGAAGAACAGACGGCTGGAGCTTCTG AAAACAGCAAGAACACAGGAATTAAGACGGAATGTAATGGagaacaggaggaagaggaagaggaggaactTTCCCAGGTTTCAGCACCAGAGCAGCTCACACCAGCAGAGGGCGATAACGAGCTTGGTTTCCACAATTTAGTCATCACCCAGCCGCCTCCAGGAAAGGCCACAAAATCCCCTGTCAAGATCAGACGCCACTACACGTTTAAGGAGACCATCCAGAACCTCTACAGTGGGAAGCCTGCTTACACTGTACCTCCCAGCCAAGGACGAAGCTTCCGCAGGCATTGTAAACCCAGGACCACCCCCACTCTCCTGGACACCAGCGCGTACGAGCCGTCCTTTGCCGTACCAGCGCAGAAGCAGGGCTCACAGCCAGCAGAGCAGTCGCACACCTCCAGGAAGAGCAGACCGTTGAAGGAACTCTCCGGACACATCCGAACGGTGGCGCAGATGGCTGATATCAGTACAGATGCTGGTGCCACGGACCAGGACCGAGCAATTACTGGTCACCAAGTTAACCCCGCATGA